In Ktedonobacteraceae bacterium, one DNA window encodes the following:
- a CDS encoding ATP-dependent Clp protease ATP-binding subunit — protein MNRSNKYTKEARLALSYAREEAMELRHRMIGPEHLLLGVLEVNDPIIECVLSRLQVSTPRLRQALEFVIGRGNKALISEPILGSAAKEVLRHAEEEAAEMGEELTGIEHLLLGLLKDSEGIAVGVLESFGLYLESVRQHITDLLKNGREYASFAAQYHARYNGTPTLNQVSRDLTAAALAGTLDPLIGREAELERTMQILSRRSKNNPVLIGPAGVGKTAIAEGLAQRIIAGQVPENLRNRRVVTLDVGLLTVGTRFRGDFEERLKRIMQEILQSKGIIIVIDELQALVGTGVAEGSIDAANLFKPMLARGEFQCIGATTVDDYRKSIEADPALERRFQPVLVSETTPQETLEILHGLRPRYEDFHQVTISDEALRAAVQMSSCYIQNRYQPDKAIDLVDEAAARACVNISTVPGQIRMLREELVMAEKAKDYCIAHRDYARAARHRAYELQIQEELREVEHSWAESRRRERPVVGEQEIAQVVAMRTGIPAVQIAAEEAERLLQLEESLQRRVIGQHEAVKAVAKAVRRARTSLRDGRRPIGSFLFAGPTGVGKTELARALAAALFGDEEALIKLDMSEFMESHNLSRLIGAPPGYIGYDSAGQLTEAVRHRPYSIVLFDEIEKAHPRVFDLLLQILDDGCLTDARGQLVNFKHTIIIITSNVGTAHSQQSEMTFTGGKQNKQARQGNTIKRLRSHVMLALKDVFKPELLNRIDEIILFHPLEPEHLRVIADLMIAKTQQRMTERSIDLQVTDSARSLLVERGYDPVYGARPLRRTIQNMLDDILAESILREEFTNGDTVIVDAQDGKLVVRVGVGVSEGANDGGEWVAA, from the coding sequence ATGAATCGGTCAAATAAATATACTAAAGAGGCGCGGCTGGCATTATCATATGCTCGTGAAGAGGCCATGGAGCTGCGGCATAGAATGATTGGACCTGAGCATCTTCTGCTCGGCGTTCTTGAGGTGAATGATCCTATCATCGAATGTGTCCTCTCCAGATTGCAGGTCAGCACCCCCCGGCTGCGGCAGGCGCTTGAGTTTGTGATAGGGCGTGGCAATAAAGCGCTGATCAGCGAGCCAATCCTCGGTTCTGCCGCGAAGGAGGTGTTGCGGCACGCGGAGGAGGAAGCGGCGGAAATGGGAGAGGAATTGACCGGTATCGAACATCTTCTCCTGGGATTACTCAAGGATTCAGAGGGAATAGCTGTAGGAGTCCTGGAGAGTTTTGGCCTGTATCTCGAATCTGTACGGCAGCATATCACGGACCTACTTAAAAATGGACGCGAGTATGCGAGTTTCGCTGCACAGTACCATGCGCGTTACAACGGAACTCCCACATTGAACCAGGTGAGCCGCGATCTAACAGCAGCTGCTCTGGCAGGTACGCTTGACCCTTTAATTGGACGCGAGGCTGAATTGGAACGCACGATGCAGATTTTGTCTCGCCGCTCGAAGAACAACCCCGTTCTGATCGGCCCTGCCGGTGTGGGCAAAACGGCCATTGCCGAAGGGCTGGCGCAGCGTATTATTGCCGGACAGGTGCCGGAAAATCTGCGGAATCGACGTGTCGTCACCCTGGATGTAGGCTTGCTCACTGTTGGCACGCGTTTTCGTGGCGATTTCGAGGAGCGGTTGAAGCGTATCATGCAGGAAATCCTGCAATCGAAAGGGATCATCATCGTGATAGATGAATTGCAGGCTCTTGTCGGGACAGGAGTAGCCGAGGGGTCAATTGATGCCGCCAACCTCTTCAAGCCGATGCTGGCACGAGGCGAGTTTCAATGTATTGGGGCGACAACGGTAGATGATTATCGCAAGTCAATCGAGGCCGACCCGGCGCTGGAGCGCCGTTTTCAACCCGTGCTGGTATCTGAGACAACACCGCAGGAGACCCTGGAAATTTTGCATGGTCTGCGCCCCCGCTATGAAGATTTCCACCAGGTCACTATCTCGGATGAGGCGTTGAGAGCAGCGGTACAGATGTCATCGTGTTACATCCAGAACCGCTATCAACCCGATAAGGCGATTGATCTTGTTGATGAAGCGGCGGCGCGAGCCTGTGTGAATATTTCTACCGTGCCTGGTCAGATTCGTATGCTGCGCGAAGAGCTGGTGATGGCTGAAAAAGCCAAAGATTACTGTATTGCGCATCGTGATTATGCCAGGGCAGCAAGGCACCGTGCTTATGAGTTGCAGATTCAGGAAGAATTGCGCGAGGTTGAACATAGTTGGGCAGAATCGCGTCGCCGGGAGCGACCGGTAGTTGGAGAGCAGGAGATTGCCCAGGTAGTGGCCATGCGAACGGGCATTCCTGCTGTACAAATTGCCGCTGAAGAGGCTGAGCGGTTGCTGCAATTAGAGGAATCGCTGCAGCGACGGGTCATCGGACAGCATGAGGCGGTGAAGGCAGTAGCAAAGGCCGTGCGACGAGCGCGAACATCGCTTCGTGATGGTCGCCGACCTATTGGCTCATTCCTTTTCGCCGGCCCTACGGGTGTAGGGAAGACGGAGTTAGCTCGCGCGCTTGCTGCCGCACTTTTTGGAGACGAAGAGGCCTTGATTAAGCTCGACATGTCGGAATTTATGGAGAGTCATAATCTATCGCGTCTGATCGGCGCACCTCCCGGATACATCGGCTACGATTCGGCAGGGCAGTTGACAGAGGCTGTGCGGCATCGCCCGTACAGCATCGTATTGTTTGACGAGATAGAGAAGGCACATCCCAGGGTTTTTGATCTACTCTTACAAATCCTCGATGATGGTTGTCTCACCGATGCGCGTGGGCAGCTCGTGAATTTCAAGCATACGATCATCATAATCACGTCAAACGTTGGAACGGCTCATAGCCAGCAAAGTGAGATGACCTTTACGGGTGGCAAGCAAAATAAGCAAGCTCGACAGGGCAATACAATTAAGCGCCTGAGATCGCATGTAATGCTGGCGCTGAAAGACGTATTCAAGCCTGAACTGCTCAATCGCATTGATGAGATCATTCTTTTCCACCCGCTAGAGCCTGAGCATTTGCGTGTGATTGCCGACCTGATGATCGCGAAAACACAGCAAAGGATGACAGAGCGCTCGATTGATTTGCAGGTGACGGATTCTGCGCGTTCTCTGCTAGTTGAACGGGGCTATGATCCAGTCTATGGTGCGCGTCCTCTGCGCCGGACGATACAGAACATGCTGGATGATATACTGGCCGAGTCTATCCTACGTGAAGAGTTCACCAACGGTGATACGGTGATCGT
- a CDS encoding VOC family protein — protein MLRKIDCVMIRVDDLEAAKKYYIDTFGLRPAWQDEISVGLGFPETDAEIVLHCDPDIPARIEVYYLVDDVPAVAQVLAQKGCKILVEPFNIPIGMCVIIEDPFGTRLCLLDMSKGPREPYKG, from the coding sequence ATGCTAAGAAAGATTGATTGTGTGATGATTCGTGTAGATGATCTTGAAGCGGCCAAAAAGTATTACATCGATACCTTTGGCCTGCGACCGGCATGGCAGGATGAAATCTCGGTAGGTCTTGGCTTTCCCGAGACGGATGCCGAAATTGTTCTGCATTGTGATCCTGATATACCTGCCAGGATAGAAGTGTATTATCTTGTTGATGATGTTCCCGCGGTCGCACAGGTGTTGGCCCAAAAGGGATGTAAGATACTGGTTGAACCGTTCAATATTCCAATCGGCATGTGCGTAATCATTGAGGACCCCTTTGGTACGAGGCTGTGCTTGTTGGATATGAGCAAGGGGCCGAGAGAACCATATAAGGGTTAA
- a CDS encoding alpha/beta hydrolase-fold protein, with protein sequence MYPWSYDFQGHFDEIAFTSEVLKDNPLGDPFVRPLWVYLPPGYEQDSSRRYPSIYMIQGLTGQLDMWRNRSAFRKNFPELADELFAKGEAPPCIIVWVDCWTSYGGSQFLDSPATGHYHTYLCDEIVPWVDAHYPTLPQREHRGIAGKSSGGYGAMVTPMLRPDLFGGLATHAGDALFEMCYQPEFPQSLRILRYEYDGSFEKFWQDFRSRPAFSKRGDEHLLNDWCMAACYSADLDGTVNLPYNIQTGELIPSVWERWLAWDPVRMVPLYADALQSMKAIYIDAGKRDQYYLDLGAEAFRQALKSIGVTDIFFELFDATHSAIEYRYPLSLKYLAERLAP encoded by the coding sequence ATGTATCCATGGTCCTATGATTTTCAAGGGCATTTCGATGAGATTGCCTTTACGAGTGAGGTTCTCAAGGATAATCCACTGGGAGACCCATTTGTGCGGCCCTTGTGGGTATATTTGCCGCCGGGGTATGAACAAGATTCAAGCAGAAGATATCCAAGCATCTATATGATTCAGGGATTGACCGGCCAGCTCGATATGTGGCGCAACCGTTCCGCGTTCAGGAAGAACTTCCCGGAGCTTGCCGACGAGCTTTTCGCAAAGGGAGAAGCGCCACCCTGCATCATTGTGTGGGTTGATTGCTGGACCTCGTATGGCGGAAGTCAGTTTCTCGATTCTCCGGCCACAGGTCACTATCATACCTATCTATGTGACGAGATCGTCCCATGGGTCGATGCCCATTATCCCACGCTACCGCAGCGCGAACATCGTGGCATTGCCGGTAAGTCGAGCGGCGGCTATGGAGCGATGGTGACGCCGATGCTACGACCAGACCTCTTCGGTGGATTGGCCACCCATGCCGGCGATGCCCTGTTTGAGATGTGCTATCAACCAGAATTTCCACAGTCCTTACGCATCCTGCGCTACGAATATGACGGCTCGTTCGAGAAATTCTGGCAGGATTTTCGCAGCCGGCCCGCCTTTTCTAAACGCGGCGATGAACACCTCTTGAATGACTGGTGTATGGCCGCCTGCTACTCCGCCGACCTGGATGGCACGGTCAATCTACCCTATAATATCCAGACGGGTGAGCTGATTCCCAGCGTCTGGGAGCGATGGCTGGCATGGGACCCCGTTCGTATGGTACCATTGTATGCCGATGCCCTGCAGTCAATGAAGGCGATCTACATTGATGCAGGCAAACGCGATCAATATTACCTTGATCTGGGCGCTGAAGCTTTCCGGCAAGCACTGAAAAGCATCGGCGTCACCGATATCTTTTTCGAGCTATTCGATGCCACGCACTCAGCTATCGAGTATCGTTATCCTTTGAGCCTGAAGTATCTCGCGGAAAGGCTCGCACCATAA
- the queF gene encoding preQ(1) synthase — MENQTQPRTPGRYGIEEIESSQLEAWPNSNPERNYVAHMEIPEFTCLCPRSGFPDFATIIIDYVPDQSVVELKSLKLYINKYRNRQISHEAATNKILDDLVALLAPRWMRVVADFTVRGNIKTIIFAEHSAPDYEGPRPEFRRYLPGNL; from the coding sequence ATGGAAAACCAGACACAACCACGTACACCCGGCAGATATGGCATTGAGGAGATTGAAAGCAGCCAGTTAGAAGCCTGGCCCAATTCAAATCCAGAGCGTAATTATGTAGCGCATATGGAAATACCCGAATTTACCTGCCTTTGTCCAAGATCGGGCTTCCCCGACTTCGCTACGATCATCATTGACTACGTGCCGGATCAGTCCGTTGTGGAACTGAAGAGCCTGAAACTCTACATCAACAAATACCGCAATCGGCAGATCAGTCACGAGGCAGCAACTAACAAAATCCTGGATGATCTTGTCGCGCTGCTTGCTCCCCGCTGGATGCGCGTGGTGGCCGATTTCACGGTGCGCGGCAATATCAAGACCATTATCTTTGCCGAGCATAGCGCGCCGGATTATGAGGGGCCGCGCCCAGAATTCCGGCGCTATCTTCCTGGCAACCTCTAA
- a CDS encoding queuosine precursor transporter: MSLWFVVIAAVFVTCLITANIIAVKFILFLGFLVPAGIIVFPLSYLFGDVMTEVYGYGAARLVIWLGFACNLLAVIAIFIGGIAPAAPFWKDQAAYNTILGFTPRLLLASFIAYLVGEFTNSFVLAKLKIATRGRWLWTRTIGSTLVGEGLDTLIFISVAFWGIIPANMMLTAILTQWIFKVAYEIVATPFTYLVVGFLKRREKLDAYDYRTNFSPILLRRAVSET, from the coding sequence GTGTCGTTATGGTTCGTGGTTATTGCTGCCGTGTTTGTCACGTGCCTGATAACCGCGAACATCATTGCTGTGAAATTTATCCTGTTTCTGGGCTTTCTGGTGCCTGCCGGAATTATCGTTTTCCCGCTCAGCTACCTGTTCGGTGATGTGATGACGGAAGTATATGGATATGGAGCGGCGCGACTCGTCATCTGGCTGGGTTTTGCATGTAACCTGCTAGCTGTGATCGCCATCTTCATCGGCGGTATTGCTCCGGCGGCGCCTTTCTGGAAAGATCAGGCCGCGTACAATACCATCCTGGGCTTCACGCCGCGCCTGCTGCTGGCCTCATTTATCGCCTACCTGGTCGGTGAATTTACCAACTCTTTCGTCCTTGCCAAATTGAAAATAGCGACCCGTGGCCGCTGGTTGTGGACGCGCACAATTGGTTCCACACTGGTGGGCGAGGGGCTTGATACGCTCATTTTCATCAGTGTCGCCTTCTGGGGCATTATTCCCGCGAACATGATGCTCACCGCCATCCTCACCCAGTGGATTTTTAAGGTTGCCTATGAAATCGTGGCCACCCCGTTTACTTATCTCGTGGTCGGCTTCCTGAAACGTCGCGAGAAGCTGGATGCCTATGATTATCGCACGAACTTCAGCCCCATCCTGCTGCGACGAGCAGTATCCGAAACCTAG
- a CDS encoding class I SAM-dependent methyltransferase, giving the protein MRDSDIRAFLVELYEKGTQNDAQTQERSKKMLNLEPDTAQFLHILLKSTRRARLLEIGTSNGYSTIWLAWAVAANGGQVISIDRDANKQALADANLRHVGLRDVVDLRCGDATEIVAGLAGPFDCVFFDADRYSAPAQLKLLVPKLTPDVILLADNVISHPDEIAGYLRALESLPQFERVVLPVGKGLSVAYRYGGGIASTIAAGA; this is encoded by the coding sequence ATGCGAGATAGCGATATTCGAGCCTTCCTGGTTGAATTGTACGAAAAAGGCACGCAAAATGATGCCCAGACGCAGGAACGCAGCAAGAAAATGCTGAATCTGGAACCAGATACGGCGCAGTTCCTGCACATTCTGCTTAAAAGTACCAGGCGCGCGCGATTATTAGAGATTGGCACCTCTAATGGCTACAGCACGATCTGGCTTGCCTGGGCTGTCGCTGCTAATGGCGGTCAGGTGATCAGCATTGACCGCGATGCGAACAAACAGGCGCTGGCCGATGCGAATCTGCGCCACGTGGGGTTACGTGACGTGGTTGATTTGAGATGCGGCGATGCAACCGAAATTGTAGCCGGTCTAGCAGGTCCTTTTGATTGTGTTTTCTTCGATGCTGATCGCTATAGCGCTCCAGCACAGCTTAAATTGCTCGTTCCAAAGCTGACCCCTGATGTAATTTTGCTGGCTGATAATGTTATTTCTCATCCTGATGAGATTGCCGGGTACTTAAGAGCGTTGGAATCATTGCCCCAGTTTGAACGTGTCGTTCTCCCCGTCGGTAAAGGCCTGAGCGTGGCATATCGCTATGGCGGAGGCATAGCATCGACAATTGCCGCCGGAGCATGA
- a CDS encoding metalloregulator ArsR/SmtB family transcription factor has product MAPMDQVGTTRTAARPAGSATSLSILHKQAAVADTTVGVAPKFMPALNEDEAVDQARLLKALADPTRLRILSLLSRYEGEVCVFEIVESFTLEQPTISHHLRILRDAGLVDCRKKGLWAYYYVRRDALNRALEVINGLA; this is encoded by the coding sequence ATGGCACCAATGGATCAGGTGGGTACTACACGAACGGCAGCGCGGCCTGCCGGCTCAGCGACCTCGTTGAGCATATTGCATAAGCAGGCAGCTGTTGCGGATACAACAGTAGGAGTGGCGCCCAAGTTTATGCCTGCGTTAAACGAAGATGAGGCTGTCGACCAGGCACGCCTGCTGAAAGCATTGGCCGATCCCACGCGCCTGCGCATTTTGAGCTTGCTCAGCCGCTATGAAGGGGAAGTGTGCGTCTTTGAGATCGTTGAGAGCTTCACCCTTGAACAACCTACTATTTCGCATCATTTACGCATCCTGCGCGATGCGGGCCTGGTAGATTGTCGCAAGAAGGGTCTATGGGCATACTATTACGTGCGGAGAGACGCGCTAAATCGTGCTCTTGAAGTAATCAATGGCCTCGCATGA